The nucleotide window TTTTTCATCAAATTATAGGAGGAATTTATGACGGTTTATTCTCTACTTACTGATTTTTGTTATGCCAGTATTCTAATCCTTATTGGTATGCTTATTAGATCAAAATTAAAAGTAGTTCAAAAAAGTTTTATTCCAGCCAGCTTACTTGCGGGCTTTCTAGGCTTAGCCCTAGGCCCAACAATGCTAAAAATTATTCCATTTTCTGGCGAAATAGGCAACTATGCCGGTGTTCTAACAATATTTGTATTTGCCTCTGTAGGTATGAATGGATTTTCTTTTTCTGCAAAAGATATGAAAACAGAGTTAGAACGCATGGGATCCCATGCACTATACAAAATAATTGCCCTATCACTTCAAATGTCTTTACCTATATTCTTCACATCACTTTTTTTAGTAAATATCGCACCCAATATTAGCGACGGATTCGGTCTTATACTAGCAGCAGGGTTTTTTGGAGGACACGGAACTGCTGCAGCAGTCGGGGAAACCTTTGCAGGACTTGGATGGCCCCAAGCAACGGACCTAGCAATGACTTCAGCTACCATTGGTATACTTGCAGGTGTTTTTGGAGGGCTTTTCTTTATTCGCCTGGCTACAAAGAAAGGCTATACCCAGTATGTAGATGACTTCTCAAGAATTCCAGATGACCTGCGAACAGGGCTAATTCGACCTGGTTCAAGACGCTCATTAGCAAGTGAAACCATATCCAGTATCGCATTAGATCCAATTGCTTTTCACTTAGCCTTGCTACTTGTGCCTTCTGGAATAGGATACGTTATAAATCAATACATCACAAAATATACCGGCCTTAACCTTCCTACCTTTACAGTAGCCTTCATAATATCATTAATTCTGTTTGTGCTTCTAGGAAAAGGAGAAAAAGGTATATATAAATATGTTGATAGCAATCTAATCACAAGACTGGGCAGCGCTGCAACTGACTATCTTGTCTTTTTCGGAGTAGCTTCAATTAAAATAGCTGTTGTTTTAGAGTACCTTGTTCCCTTCACATTATTAATGCTATTTGGTTGCGTAATTGTAGTAGTAAATTTAATGTATTTTGGCCCAAGAATGAATAAAAACAGCTGGTTCGAGCGCTCAATCTTTGTCTATGGATATTCAACTGGAGTCTTTTCAATTGGTATGACCCTGCTTAGAATCGTTGACCCTGATAATAGATCAAGAACTCTCACCGACACAGCAATCGTTGGCCCACTTGTTACACCTCTTGAAATGTTTGCCTGGGCTGCAGGCCCAGCCATGCTGGTAAGCGGAAAGGCATTTACACTTGCTGGGATTTTCCTAGCAATTACAGTAGCTGCAATTGCTGCTAGTTTTCTATTTAAATGGTGGTATGCAAGTGTCCCACTAGCAGGAAGAGATTCAGTAGAGGATGTTTTATCTGAAAATTAATTATTAGAGGCTCGACTTTTGTCGAGCTTCTTTTCTAGGAGTATAAAATGAATAAGAAAACCTACCTTATGTGTGGCCCTGTAGAAACTCCTCCAAGAGTTCGAAGAGCTATGGACCTTGAAATTTATTCTCACAGAACAGAGAGATATTTCCTACTGCACAAATCAATACAAGAAAAAATGATGCAGGTTTTTCAAACAAAAAACCCCCTTCTTTATTTTTCATGTTCTGGAACTGGTGCCATAGAAGCCGCTCTTCAGAACTGTTTTTCAAAAGGAGATAAAGTCCTTACCATAGTGAATGGTTTTTTCGGAAATCAAATGCATGAAAATGCACTAGCCTTAGGTTTAAATTCAGTTGCTATTAAAGTGCCACTAGAACGCTCAGCGGGGGCTGATGATATTAAGCCCTATTTCGATGAAGATGTAAAAGGAGTTCTAATGGTTCAAAACGAGTCAACCACAGGTGTAATGAATGACGTTAAGGGACTGGGCGAATTCCTTTTAGATAAAAAAGCTATCTCAATAATAGACTCAATAAGTGGAATGGGTGCCATTAACTTACCAGTTGATAAATGGAACTTAGATGTAGTTGTAAGTAGCTCTCAAAAAGCCTTTATGACCCCCCCAGGTATATCCTTTGTATCTGTGAGTGATAAGGCTTGGGATAGAGTAGAGCATCATAAGAGCACGGGTTTCTACTTTGATTTCCTCAGGGCGAGGGACTACAACAATAACTACAAGATGGTTTACACTAGCCCAATCACTTTAATGGAGGGACTCAACGCAGCTTTAGATATGATAATTGAAGAAGGAATAGAAGAAGTATACTTGCGTCACTCTAACCATGCAAAAATGATTATTAAGACAGTAGAGGAAATGGGGCTTAGTATCTATCCTCAAGATAAAGAATATGCCTCTCTCTCCCTTGTCTGTGTTTATGCCAAGGGCATAGCAAAGGAAATAGTAGCAAGACTAGCAAAGAAAAATATAATTGTAGGTGGGGGTCTTCCGCCTATAGCCGATGATACATTTAGAATAGGGACTATGGGTTATGTGTCTACAAATGATATAAATGCATGCCTCCTCGCTTTAAAGGATATCGTAGATGAACTAAGGGAGGAAGGTTTTGAAAAGGATAACTGAAGCCCAGGAAATAAATTTTATTGTAAGCTTCCTGGGTCATATGGGAATAAAGGATAGTGATGCAAAAAGAGGGGCCACCGTCTTAACTCAATCAGATCTAACAGGAGTAAGATCCCACGGACTTTCTAGACTACCAACCTACGCTAACAAGTTTCTAAATAAAAGCATTAATCCTAACCCAAATATTAAATTCTCCTTGAAAACTAACAATCTTCTTTCCGTTGATGCTGATGGTGGTTTAGGAATTGTCTCTGGACCAATTATACTTGATAAAGTGATAGAAATAGCCCTAATGGAAGGTGTATGTGTTTGTAGTGTAGGTAATAGTTATCATTATGGAGTTGGCAACTACTATGCTTGGAGATTTGCCCAGGAAGGCCTCATAGGCCTTAGCCTGACTAATACCACTCATCATGTAGCCCCCTTTGGAGGTAGTAATCCAATTATGGGGACAAATCCTATAACAGTTGGTATTCCCTCTGCAGGTGATTTTCCAGTGATATTAGATATAGCTACTAGTATCACAGCCTTTAGCAAAATCTTTGTCACAGGCAAAGAAGGATTTGACATCCCAAACAACTGGGCCATTGACAAAAATGGAAACCCAACCACTAATCCTGAGGAAGCCCTTAAAGGAGCTATCCTACCTATGGCCCAGCACAAGGGTTATGCTTTAGCCCTAATAATTGAAATACTCACTGGCATCTTATCAGCAGGAATAAAAGAGGACTTGAAGAGTATGTCATACAAGCATGATAATAGCCATCTAAAAGAAATCGGACATCTGCACATAGCTATTGATGTATCAAAATTCTTACCCCTTGATATCTTTAAAAGGCTTGTAAATGAATACTTGGATGAAATTAAAAATTCCTCTTTAGCCCCTGGGTTTACTGAGATTTTAATCCCCGGTGAGATAGAATCACGCTTCTATCAAGAGTATACTCATAAGGGAATACCAATAAATCCTGGTCTTGAAGCTCAGCTGGTTGAAATGGTAAATAAGTTTGGCTATGCCAAGGCTGATAAGCTAGAAGATTTTATGGAGGTGATTAGTTAATGGCAATTCATGTTATAAGAACATACAATGGAAGCGGCGATTTATCTATTGAAAAAGAAATACTAGGCCCAGAATATCACTTAGAAGAAATAGTTTGCCTAACAGAAGATGAACTAATTGAAAAATGCAAAAAAGCAGATGCAATTATATGTGGTTATCAGCCACTAACATCTAGAGTTTTAATAGAGCTCGAAAACCTAAAACTTATTGCTTTTAAGGCAATAGGCTTTAACAGCGTTGATATCCCTTCAAGCCAAGCTCTGGGAAAAACTGTTACCAACATAAGAAATTACTGTATTAATGAAGTAGCTGATCATACCTTGGCTCTACTACTTGCCTTGAATAGAGGAATCGTTCCACACAATAATCAAGTTAAATTTAACAAGAAATGGAACTATAATTTTGTTCCAGATATATCAAGGCTCGGAACTCTAAAGGTTGGGCTACTAGGTTTTGGAAACATACCCAGATTAGTAGCTAAAAGGCTTAATGGCTTTGGCCCTGAAATTTTAGCATACGACCCCTTTGTTGATGAAAAAACCATGGCTCAATATGGGGTTAAAAAAGTAGAGCTTGACGACCTATACCAATCAGCTGACTATATAAGTATTCATCTTCCTCTTAATGAAAGTACCCACCATATGCTAAATGATAAAGCCTTTGAAAAAATGAAGGCAGGAGTTAAAATCATAAATACAGGTAGGGGTCCCATTATTGATGAAGCTGCCCTAGCCCGTGCCTTAGATAGAGGCCAAGTAAGCGCAGCTGCATTAGATGTCCTAGATGATGAGCTGGGAAGTATTAAGGACAATCCCTTACTTGATAGAGAAGATCTTATACTTACACCCCATAGTGCCTTTTATTCAAATTCATCTATGGAGGATGGGAGAAGAGAAGTTTCAGAAAATATTAAGAACTACTTTGAAGGAAACTACCACCTATGCAATATAGTAAATGGGATCTACCCAAATAAAAATAATAAAAAGGAGTTGTTATGAGTTATCCAAAAATCGAGATTCTTTTTCTAAATGAAGAGGATATGATTAAAGCTGGTGTTACAGACATGAAGAGGTGCGTCGAGGTAATGGAAGAAGCCTATGAGCTCCTAGGTACAGGAGATTACTTAATGGGGGGAAAAAATGCCAACTCTCATGGGCAGATGATTGTTTTTCCTGAAAAATCAGATTTTCCAAACATGCCTTTAGCCGGCCCTGACCGCCGATTTATGTCAATGATTTCCTATGTAGGGGGAAGGTTCAACGTTTGTGGAGAAAAATGGTATGGTTCAAACCGCGAAAATTTGGAGAAAGGCTTACCAAGATCAATTCTTTTAACAATACTAAATGATGCAAAAACAGGTGCTCCTCTAACTATTCAATCAGCGAATCTACTTAGTGCATATAGAACAGGTGCCATACCTGGTGTAGGTGCAAAGTATCTAACCAGAAAGGGCTCAAAGGTACTGGGCCTAGTAGCAGCTGGCCCAATTGCAAGAACTTCTTTTATGGGTATTTCAGAAGGCTATCCAAACCTCGAAGTAGTTAAGATTTTCGATATTAATAAGGAAGCTTCCAAAGCTCTTGCAAAGTTTATTGAAGAAACCTATCCACAGTACAAAGAGATAATAATTGTCGATAGCATGGAAGAAGCGGTTAGGGATAGCGATATCGTAAATATAGCTGCTTCAGGTAAAGTTACACCAGAGCTTAAGGAAGAATGGATAAAAAAAGGAGCCCTAGTCTCCCTTCCTGCGGCCATTATACTTGATAAAGACTTTGTCATAAATAGGTCTAGGGTGGTGGTTGACAACTGGAAGATGTATGAGGCCTACCGAGATGAGCTGGATTATCCCTATACTGAAATAGGATCCGTAACTTTAGATAGGTATCTACTTGACTGGATTGAAGAAGGAGAAATAACAAAAGACTTTATTACCGATCTTGGAGATATTGTTGTAGATCAAAGTAAAGGTAGAAAAAATGATGACGAGATTATTTTCTTTGTTATGGGCGGGCAACCAATTTATGATGTTACTTGGGGATATACCTGCTATGAAAAAGCTAAGGAACTGGGGCTTGGCCAATTACTAAAATTATGGGATGAACCACTTCTAAAATAAATAAACTATCTAGTTATTAATAGCCTAGTATAGGAGGCTCTAGGAGAAAAATAACCTTAATCCAGTTATCCCTGGCAAGTAAAAACTTCTTTAACCTAGACCTTCAAATTATAATAAAGTTAAAAATACCTATAGCTAAGAAATAGTCGTCCTTAAAAATGACGGCTTGAGCTAAGGCTACAAGTTCTTGCTATTAACCAGCGTCTTCATCTTACGGCGCTGGTTTTCCTTTATTCAAGTCACTTTTTTTAAATTGTGTACACTATTAAAAAGAAAGAGCCACTAAAGGTTGCATCCTAAAAAAATATCCAGCCAAGCCCATGATGAGTATGCTAGACAATACTCATCACTCCCTATTCCTTTTTCCTAGGCTTTTTAGGTACCTACCTGACTTGGAAAGAAAAATTCAACTCAAATTAAGCTTGGCTTTATTGATCTTTTATCTCGATAAATAAGCAAGGGCGAAAAAGATGATATATACTTACGATTTGACCATCTTAGTCCCCTTGCTAGTAACCTACTTAATAAATGGCTTCTTTATTCCTTTAAAAGATTCTTCTAACAGAAATATGCTATTTATCCGGTTATACTAAACCTCCTCCTAGGCAAGCGGAATCTAAGCCCCTGTCTGTGTGCTTTTATAGGATGATAGGGTGCCTATTACTATTCCTCAGAACCCTCCGCTACCACTTCTTCATTGGTGTATTTAATTGAGAAGCCTGTATAGCCATAGATGATGGCAATAATTGGATTTAGCCAGTTTAGGATGGCATAGGGTAAATAGGCCAGTGGACTAACCCCCAGGGCTCCACTTATAAAGGCTCCACAGGTGTTCCAGGCAAAAAGAGGTGAGGTTAGGGTACCCGCATCCTCTAGGGTCCTGGATAGCACCCTAAGATCTAGATTCTTCTCCTTATAAGTTTCCTTGAACATTTTGGCGGGGAAGATA belongs to Synergistaceae bacterium and includes:
- a CDS encoding C-terminal binding protein, which translates into the protein MAIHVIRTYNGSGDLSIEKEILGPEYHLEEIVCLTEDELIEKCKKADAIICGYQPLTSRVLIELENLKLIAFKAIGFNSVDIPSSQALGKTVTNIRNYCINEVADHTLALLLALNRGIVPHNNQVKFNKKWNYNFVPDISRLGTLKVGLLGFGNIPRLVAKRLNGFGPEILAYDPFVDEKTMAQYGVKKVELDDLYQSADYISIHLPLNESTHHMLNDKAFEKMKAGVKIINTGRGPIIDEAALARALDRGQVSAAALDVLDDELGSIKDNPLLDREDLILTPHSAFYSNSSMEDGRREVSENIKNYFEGNYHLCNIVNGIYPNKNNKKELL
- a CDS encoding alanine--glyoxylate aminotransferase family protein, which translates into the protein MNKKTYLMCGPVETPPRVRRAMDLEIYSHRTERYFLLHKSIQEKMMQVFQTKNPLLYFSCSGTGAIEAALQNCFSKGDKVLTIVNGFFGNQMHENALALGLNSVAIKVPLERSAGADDIKPYFDEDVKGVLMVQNESTTGVMNDVKGLGEFLLDKKAISIIDSISGMGAINLPVDKWNLDVVVSSSQKAFMTPPGISFVSVSDKAWDRVEHHKSTGFYFDFLRARDYNNNYKMVYTSPITLMEGLNAALDMIIEEGIEEVYLRHSNHAKMIIKTVEEMGLSIYPQDKEYASLSLVCVYAKGIAKEIVARLAKKNIIVGGGLPPIADDTFRIGTMGYVSTNDINACLLALKDIVDELREEGFEKDN
- a CDS encoding Ldh family oxidoreductase: MKRITEAQEINFIVSFLGHMGIKDSDAKRGATVLTQSDLTGVRSHGLSRLPTYANKFLNKSINPNPNIKFSLKTNNLLSVDADGGLGIVSGPIILDKVIEIALMEGVCVCSVGNSYHYGVGNYYAWRFAQEGLIGLSLTNTTHHVAPFGGSNPIMGTNPITVGIPSAGDFPVILDIATSITAFSKIFVTGKEGFDIPNNWAIDKNGNPTTNPEEALKGAILPMAQHKGYALALIIEILTGILSAGIKEDLKSMSYKHDNSHLKEIGHLHIAIDVSKFLPLDIFKRLVNEYLDEIKNSSLAPGFTEILIPGEIESRFYQEYTHKGIPINPGLEAQLVEMVNKFGYAKADKLEDFMEVIS
- a CDS encoding ornithine cyclodeaminase (catalyzes the formation of L-proline from L-ornithine) codes for the protein MSYPKIEILFLNEEDMIKAGVTDMKRCVEVMEEAYELLGTGDYLMGGKNANSHGQMIVFPEKSDFPNMPLAGPDRRFMSMISYVGGRFNVCGEKWYGSNRENLEKGLPRSILLTILNDAKTGAPLTIQSANLLSAYRTGAIPGVGAKYLTRKGSKVLGLVAAGPIARTSFMGISEGYPNLEVVKIFDINKEASKALAKFIEETYPQYKEIIIVDSMEEAVRDSDIVNIAASGKVTPELKEEWIKKGALVSLPAAIILDKDFVINRSRVVVDNWKMYEAYRDELDYPYTEIGSVTLDRYLLDWIEEGEITKDFITDLGDIVVDQSKGRKNDDEIIFFVMGGQPIYDVTWGYTCYEKAKELGLGQLLKLWDEPLLK
- a CDS encoding sodium:glutamate symporter; its protein translation is MTVYSLLTDFCYASILILIGMLIRSKLKVVQKSFIPASLLAGFLGLALGPTMLKIIPFSGEIGNYAGVLTIFVFASVGMNGFSFSAKDMKTELERMGSHALYKIIALSLQMSLPIFFTSLFLVNIAPNISDGFGLILAAGFFGGHGTAAAVGETFAGLGWPQATDLAMTSATIGILAGVFGGLFFIRLATKKGYTQYVDDFSRIPDDLRTGLIRPGSRRSLASETISSIALDPIAFHLALLLVPSGIGYVINQYITKYTGLNLPTFTVAFIISLILFVLLGKGEKGIYKYVDSNLITRLGSAATDYLVFFGVASIKIAVVLEYLVPFTLLMLFGCVIVVVNLMYFGPRMNKNSWFERSIFVYGYSTGVFSIGMTLLRIVDPDNRSRTLTDTAIVGPLVTPLEMFAWAAGPAMLVSGKAFTLAGIFLAITVAAIAASFLFKWWYASVPLAGRDSVEDVLSEN